One window of Deltaproteobacteria bacterium genomic DNA carries:
- a CDS encoding ATP-binding protein: MYHRISNLPEFQSFFLFGPRGSGKTWLLRENLKKHSRVLWIDLLKQEEFLRYTREPSELEEKIAANDSYPDWIVIDEVQRIPSLLNEVHRLLEDELYHQKIKFALSGSSARKLKRGGANLLAGRAVVNYLHPLTFIELGTDFSLEDTLSWGSLPRVANIKNQEEKSDVLKSYVHTYIREEIREEQVVRKIDPFVRFLEIAASANSEMVNFSKIARQIYSNTNTVQRYFQILEDTLLGFFLEAYHPSVRKRQAKTPKFYLFDTGVARAMSNSLSIPLLPSSYSFGKAFEHFVILEAKRLNDYFKRDFRFYYYHVDGNEIDLVVERPGRPLVLIEIKSSRHVDEAEVAKLSQISKAFREAEKRIFSLESTSRRKQDITIMPWNEGIKELLDLP, encoded by the coding sequence ATGTATCATAGAATATCTAACCTACCAGAATTCCAGAGTTTTTTTCTTTTTGGGCCTCGCGGCAGCGGAAAGACCTGGCTCCTTCGCGAAAATCTAAAGAAACATTCCCGCGTTCTTTGGATTGACCTCTTAAAGCAAGAGGAATTCCTGCGCTATACTAGAGAACCTTCAGAACTGGAGGAAAAGATAGCGGCAAATGACAGTTATCCCGATTGGATAGTAATTGACGAGGTTCAGAGGATTCCTAGTCTCCTAAATGAGGTACATCGCCTATTGGAAGACGAGCTATATCACCAAAAAATCAAATTTGCCTTAAGTGGCTCAAGTGCACGAAAATTAAAGCGTGGCGGTGCCAATCTCTTAGCAGGCCGAGCTGTTGTAAACTACCTCCATCCTCTTACCTTTATTGAACTGGGAACTGACTTTTCCTTAGAGGACACCTTGAGTTGGGGCTCTCTTCCCCGCGTCGCTAACATCAAGAACCAGGAAGAGAAGAGCGATGTTTTAAAATCCTATGTACACACTTACATTCGCGAAGAAATACGGGAAGAGCAGGTAGTGCGAAAAATAGATCCTTTTGTGCGCTTTCTTGAGATTGCCGCCAGTGCCAATTCGGAAATGGTAAATTTTTCAAAAATTGCCAGGCAAATCTATTCTAACACCAATACCGTTCAACGATATTTTCAGATCCTAGAGGACACTCTTCTGGGCTTCTTCCTAGAAGCATATCACCCGTCAGTTAGAAAAAGGCAGGCTAAAACGCCCAAATTCTATTTATTTGACACCGGAGTAGCCAGAGCTATGTCTAACAGCTTGTCTATTCCACTGCTCCCATCTAGCTACTCTTTTGGTAAGGCTTTTGAGCACTTTGTAATCTTGGAGGCAAAAAGATTAAACGATTATTTTAAAAGAGATTTTAGGTTTTATTACTATCACGTCGATGGAAATGAAATAGATTTGGTTGTGGAGCGGCCTGGGCGTCCACTAGTTCTAATAGAGATAAAATCCTCCCGGCACGTCGATGAAGCCGAAGTTGCAAAGCTATCTCAAATCAGTAAGGCTTTCAGAGAAGCGGAAAAGAGAATTTTCTCTTTAGAGTCAACTTCGCGCAGGAAGCAAGATATTACAATAATGCCTTGGAATGAAGGAATTAAGGAACTCTTAGATCTTCCATGA